TTGAAGCGTCCGCCCGTACATTGGCGGCCGCCTGGTTGAGTTGCCGCAGTTGCGAGGCGCGTTCTCGTGCTGCCTGCGCGGCGCCATCGTTGCCGCTTCCGGTTTCCATCCGTACCTCCCGCTGGCCGCTGACAATCTGGTCGATAATACTGACGACCTCGGTCGCTTCCGCATAGCGAATGGAATACACCTTTGTCGCGGTGTTCGGAGCCACGCTGATATCCAGCCGCTCAATGAGGCTGGTCACCAGTTCCTCATTTGAAGGATGCGTAAAGATGAGCAGCTGGTTGGTTCGTTCGTCCGCCTCGACGGAAGTATTATTCTCCAGTTGGCGCTTGAGTGGTCCGGCGATGATTGTCTGGAGCCGGCGGACAACATCCTGCGCCTCGATGTTCTGCAATTCGAAGAAGAGCATCTTGGTCTTCAATTCGGCCGGCTTGTCGAGGACGGGGAGGAGCCGTTCAATCCGCTGGAGATTGATCAGGGCATCCGTAATCAGGATGAAGTTGCTCTTGGCAAAACTGATCGGGCTTCCCTGTGACATGAGCGGCTGGAGGATCGTGGAAGCTTCCTCAGGAGTCAGGAAATCCAGCTCGAAAATCTTCTCATAAATGGTCTGGCTGGGAATGGCATCGAGGGTCGATCCTTCCCAGACGCGGGGAACCTGCGCATTGACTATTGAGCTGGGGACCGCCTTGAGAAAGGCCGTGCCGACATTGGTGATGGCGACGCCATTCAGGGAGAGCAAACTCTCAATCGCCGTGATGGCCTCACCGCGGGTCAGCGCCTCCTGGCTGTAGAATGTGATTTTGACTGCGGGAAGTGTCTGTTGGCGCAGGATGGGCTTGCCCGTGAAATTCTCCAGCATCTCCAAGACCTCGTTGGTGCCCATTTCCGGAATGCGGATCAGGCCGACGACTTCCTTCATTCGCGGATCTTCCGTCTCGATGATTTGAGACGGTCGTTGCAGAAGGACATCCTCGGACAGTGCCTGTGCCGACGTCTGTACCTGTGCCTTCGGTGCCGGAGGGACCCGGCGTGTCGGGATGGTCGTCGGCGGAGGCGGCGGAGTGAAATTCGGCGGCGGTGGTGGCAGAAAGTCCGGATTGCTCAGGAGCGGAGACGGTTTAGGGCCCGCGTTTTCTTCCTGTGCCAATGCTGGAAGTGCGACCACAATCGCGAGGGTAGCCACAGCTAAGCGTTTCATGCAGGAATGGGATAGGTTACTCATTTAAAGCCTCTTCTTTCAATTCAAAGGAAACCAGTTCGAAAACAGCATCGAGAAAGCGTGGATCACGCTTGTTGGCGGAGATCTGGAAATCCGACAGTGCAATGTAGGGAGAATGGGTCTTCACCGCCTGATCAAAGCGGATCAGCTCGGCGACCCGTCCGCGCTTGATGGTCAGGCGGACATTATGGAAACTGAACAGTTGTGACTCCTGCGTGGAAGGCGTGCTGATATCAAAGCTGGAGACTTCGTTCTCCCGGGCAATTGAGTCCAGCCGGCCGACCAGCTGGGCTGCGGAAAAGGTCTTGTTGCCGTCCAGTCCCTGCCGGGCTGCTTCCAGCAGCACCTGAGCTTCCTCAGACTGGGCAAGGGTTTTTTCAAATGATTCCAGGAGTTGGCTGTTCAGGGAAAATGTGGTCCAGGTGGTTCGGAAGCTCTCGATAATACCAAGGAGCCAGACCAGGAGAACAACCCAGATGATCAGCGCGACAAGATAGCGCTCACGAATGGAGAGGGTGTTATATAATTGTCGAATCAACATGGCTTATTCCCCTCCTTCCTCAGTTTCCGGTGTTTCCTCGTCTTCATCTGGAATGATAAATCCGCCCTCTGGCTCCTCCGGGAGCGAGGAAAAGCTTATCGTCAGTTCAAAGCTCGTCTGGTTGTTGCGCGTTTGCGAATTATTCTCCACGGAATCAACAAAGGCGAGCTGATTGATCGAATCGGCAAACGCATTGACGGGCGTCACGCCCTCCGAGGACTTTCCTTCCACTTCGAGGCTGTCAAAGGCCCGCGAACGGACTTTCTCAAAATAGATCGAATCAGGCCGGAGCGGATTGATGGCCTCCATGAGCAGGAAAGGATTTAAATCCTCCTCGGTGGACTGGGTGAGACGCTGCGCAAGGGTCAGTTTGTTTTCAACGCGGACAGCGCCCGGCTCCAGCTCGCGGAGTGTGCGCTCGCGGAAGATATTGAAAGTGGAGAGGCCAAAGTTGGCTACCTGAAGAAACAGGAGCACGATCGCCGTGACAGCCGCCACGCGGAGGCTTTTCCAGATAAAGGAGCTGCGACGGCGGACGATGCGCTCAGTGTTGGCAAAGGCTTCATCCCGGATGTCGGCCGCCCATAACTCAGCCTCAGACAATGGGAGCAGGCGCTCCTCGACCTTTCCCGGGTCTTCCGGCTGCAAGAACCGGTGCCGGAAGAGAAGGGAATCATCTGAAAGAATATC
This region of Oceanipulchritudo coccoides genomic DNA includes:
- a CDS encoding secretin N-terminal domain-containing protein yields the protein MKRLAVATLAIVVALPALAQEENAGPKPSPLLSNPDFLPPPPPNFTPPPPPTTIPTRRVPPAPKAQVQTSAQALSEDVLLQRPSQIIETEDPRMKEVVGLIRIPEMGTNEVLEMLENFTGKPILRQQTLPAVKITFYSQEALTRGEAITAIESLLSLNGVAITNVGTAFLKAVPSSIVNAQVPRVWEGSTLDAIPSQTIYEKIFELDFLTPEEASTILQPLMSQGSPISFAKSNFILITDALINLQRIERLLPVLDKPAELKTKMLFFELQNIEAQDVVRRLQTIIAGPLKRQLENNTSVEADERTNQLLIFTHPSNEELVTSLIERLDISVAPNTATKVYSIRYAEATEVVSIIDQIVSGQREVRMETGSGNDGAAQAARERASQLRQLNQAAANVRADASNLQFSSFLTIVPDERANTIVANGTHSDLEYLEQLIGEIDTLLAQVRIEVVIAEVTLSDDDTRGIDSLGFSYSGTGFDVDLNDPTSESQFIPGNFYGVTFGDGISWGPDEAFSFEVILNSIAENGNAKVLSAPTIVTTHNKEATVSVGQEQPVITGTTTSDLSSGLSTREQVQYRDIKLELKVTPLIGSDGIVQLEIEQQNQSITGTVLVNGNPQPIIGTRTANSYVSVKDQGLIALGGLQSLTSRETNSRMAILGKLPLLGDLFSRTQTESERTELLIFIRPTIIRNAEDADEDANRLIDGIEGHKEVRDYLKEGTFREPDEDTPEGHEVPRRNKP